A genomic window from Candidatus Pelagisphaera phototrophica includes:
- a CDS encoding PSD1 and planctomycete cytochrome C domain-containing protein, whose amino-acid sequence MNYRIPKIQFAKRTIVWSVLLLWGQLHSGLIHAEESDDLVSFNHDIRPIMSDTCFQCHGPDKNTREANLRLDSIEGATKDLGGYAAIVPGDPDESELIWRILSEADSERMPPEEHPRRLTDEEKELFRKWVEQGAKYEAHWAFLLPVRGRLPQERDPVWERNPIDAFVFSKLKEKGLTPSPEADRETLIRRITLDLTGLPPTIEEVEAFLSDRSPDAYEKVVDRLLASPRYGERMVWEWLDAARYADSNGYQNDDERGMWPWRDWAVDALNSNMPFDQFTIEQLAGDLLPQPTMEQKLATAFLRNHMINGEGGRLAEENRIDYLVDQTDTVSTIWMGLTMGCARCHDHKYDPVSQREYYQLMAFFDKTEVTGKGRNPHTLPILDLTTEIHEQRVEELEEAKRIAANRLDLVERALFPREEGALAIESEKAKSITNGTVQGILKQPVIKRRPEPLTEIIAVYGETEPKYVEATLNYIDAYKDLDVYSNSRPIVMIMEDSVERDTHILENGLYDQPREKVTTGFPSALNGGDEVTGDFNRLDLAKWLMSEDNPLTARVTVNRFWQQYFGRGILEQVENFGVQSKPPVHEALLDWLAVEFRESNWNVKELHKLVVTSATYRQSSRVTPELIERDPQNELLARGPRFRMPSWMIRDQALALGGLLNEAQGGPPVMPYQPEGIWKEASFGFIEYEQGNGEDLYRRSLYTFWRRIVGPSIFFDATPRQVCEVKTKRTNTPLHALTTLNDVTFAEAARGFAKRLLTEFKGSDSKRLWTAFRMATARDPNKTEQRTLKVALAKYRSHFADDPDAALKVASAGESKRNDRLNPVEHASWATIGLMLLNLDETITKE is encoded by the coding sequence ATGAATTACCGAATCCCGAAAATCCAGTTTGCGAAAAGGACTATTGTTTGGAGCGTTCTGTTGCTTTGGGGACAACTTCACTCCGGATTAATCCATGCAGAAGAGTCGGACGACTTGGTTTCCTTTAATCATGATATACGTCCCATCATGTCGGATACATGTTTCCAATGTCATGGACCCGACAAAAATACTCGGGAAGCAAACCTGCGATTAGATTCAATCGAGGGAGCAACCAAGGATTTGGGCGGATACGCGGCGATTGTTCCAGGTGATCCTGACGAGAGTGAGCTGATTTGGAGAATCCTCTCGGAAGCTGATTCGGAACGCATGCCTCCAGAGGAGCACCCCCGTCGGTTGACAGACGAGGAAAAGGAGCTTTTCAGAAAATGGGTCGAGCAAGGCGCTAAGTATGAAGCCCACTGGGCATTCCTTCTACCGGTGCGAGGGAGGCTTCCTCAGGAAAGGGATCCCGTTTGGGAGCGGAACCCGATTGACGCATTCGTTTTTTCCAAATTGAAAGAAAAAGGTCTCACTCCTTCTCCGGAAGCCGATCGCGAGACTCTCATTCGCAGGATAACGCTGGATTTGACTGGACTCCCACCGACCATTGAGGAGGTCGAGGCGTTTCTTTCGGACCGGTCGCCGGATGCCTATGAGAAGGTGGTAGATCGGCTGTTGGCGTCGCCTCGGTATGGGGAGCGCATGGTATGGGAATGGCTAGACGCTGCCCGTTATGCTGACAGCAATGGCTACCAGAATGACGATGAGCGGGGAATGTGGCCCTGGCGTGACTGGGCAGTTGACGCTCTGAATTCAAATATGCCGTTTGACCAGTTCACCATCGAACAGCTCGCGGGCGACTTGCTGCCTCAGCCGACGATGGAACAGAAGCTCGCCACCGCATTTTTGAGAAACCACATGATCAATGGTGAGGGGGGACGACTTGCGGAGGAGAATCGAATTGACTATCTGGTCGATCAGACGGACACGGTATCCACGATCTGGATGGGTCTGACGATGGGATGCGCTCGTTGCCACGACCACAAGTATGATCCCGTTTCCCAGCGTGAGTACTATCAGCTCATGGCCTTTTTTGACAAGACAGAGGTTACGGGCAAAGGTCGTAATCCGCATACACTTCCAATCCTAGATCTCACCACTGAGATTCACGAGCAGCGTGTCGAAGAGCTGGAAGAAGCGAAGCGGATCGCAGCGAACCGTTTGGACCTGGTGGAGCGAGCCTTATTCCCTAGGGAAGAGGGAGCGCTGGCCATCGAGTCGGAAAAGGCGAAATCGATTACTAACGGAACCGTTCAAGGAATTCTCAAGCAACCGGTCATCAAACGACGGCCCGAGCCTTTGACGGAGATAATCGCCGTTTATGGTGAAACCGAACCGAAGTATGTGGAGGCGACGCTAAACTATATCGACGCTTACAAGGATCTCGACGTCTACAGCAACTCGCGTCCGATCGTGATGATCATGGAGGACTCCGTGGAACGGGATACTCACATTCTCGAAAACGGTCTGTACGACCAGCCGAGAGAAAAAGTGACGACGGGTTTTCCTTCTGCTTTGAATGGTGGCGATGAAGTGACGGGTGATTTCAACCGTCTCGATCTGGCGAAGTGGCTGATGTCCGAAGATAATCCGCTTACGGCGCGAGTGACTGTTAACCGATTTTGGCAGCAGTATTTTGGTAGAGGTATCTTGGAACAGGTGGAGAACTTTGGGGTTCAGAGTAAGCCACCGGTACACGAAGCCTTGTTGGACTGGCTGGCGGTCGAGTTTCGCGAGAGCAACTGGAATGTGAAGGAGCTTCACAAGTTGGTTGTGACGAGCGCGACTTACCGTCAATCGTCTCGAGTTACACCTGAGTTAATAGAGCGTGATCCGCAAAACGAACTGCTCGCGCGTGGGCCTCGTTTTCGCATGCCGTCCTGGATGATCAGAGATCAAGCTTTAGCTCTAGGAGGTCTTCTGAATGAAGCTCAAGGAGGCCCCCCCGTGATGCCTTATCAACCCGAAGGGATCTGGAAGGAGGCGTCCTTTGGATTTATTGAGTACGAACAGGGAAATGGAGAAGACCTGTATCGAAGAAGTTTGTACACTTTCTGGAGGCGCATCGTGGGGCCATCTATCTTTTTTGACGCGACTCCGCGTCAGGTCTGTGAGGTCAAAACCAAGCGAACCAATACACCCCTACATGCCTTGACCACACTGAATGATGTCACTTTTGCCGAAGCCGCTCGAGGGTTTGCGAAACGATTGCTAACGGAGTTCAAAGGAAGCGACTCTAAGCGGTTGTGGACTGCCTTTCGTATGGCTACGGCCAGGGATCCCAACAAAACGGAACAGAGGACTCTGAAAGTAGCCTTGGCGAAGTACCGTTCCCATTTTGCAGACGACCCGGATGCCGCTCTCAAGGTTGCCAGTGCAGGTGAGTCTAAAAGAAACGATCGGTTGAATCCTGTCGAACACGCCTCTTGGGCGACGATTGGCTTAATGCTGCTGAATTTGGATGAAACGATTACTAAGGAATGA
- a CDS encoding DUF1501 domain-containing protein yields the protein MNPLIDWKRQFTRREFFGKSAQSVGAVALASLLDPKALARSPSGPPSLPHFAPKAKRIIYLLQNGAPSHVDLFDHKPMLAKLRGEPVPDSILGGKRFSSMTDTKEKLLLPNITEFAQYGKSGITLGSFLPHTAEIVDDLCFIRSMHTTSVNHAPGINYFLSGAEIPGRPSMGAWLSYGLGSDAEDLPSFVAMTSRDKEASCGQIFYDFYWGSGFLPTKYQGVKFRGSGSPVLYLSNPDGVSRELRRSMLDDLEKLNEEKLKDYGDPEIATRISQYEMAYQMQMSVPELTDFTSESESTLSMYGPDVHRQGSFAYNCLMARRLAERGTRFIQLMHAGWDQHNNLNRQLKVQCMDTDQPSAALIKDLKSRGMLDDTLVIWGGEFGRTPFLQGEFEDYARWGRDHHPYGFTVWMAGGGVKPGMVYGATDEFGFNAVEDPVHVHDFQATIMHLMGIDHERFTYKFQGRNYRLTDVHGQVVKPILA from the coding sequence ATGAATCCATTAATTGATTGGAAAAGACAGTTTACTCGCAGAGAGTTTTTTGGAAAGTCGGCTCAAAGCGTAGGCGCGGTGGCTCTGGCAAGTTTGCTCGATCCGAAAGCGCTAGCCCGATCTCCATCTGGGCCCCCGAGTCTCCCTCATTTTGCCCCGAAGGCAAAGCGTATCATTTATTTACTGCAGAACGGAGCCCCATCGCATGTCGACTTATTTGATCATAAGCCCATGCTGGCAAAGCTAAGAGGGGAGCCGGTTCCCGATTCGATTTTAGGGGGCAAACGCTTTAGCTCCATGACCGATACCAAGGAGAAGCTGCTCTTGCCGAATATTACTGAATTCGCCCAATATGGAAAAAGCGGTATCACTTTAGGCAGCTTTCTTCCGCATACGGCCGAGATCGTTGACGATTTGTGCTTTATCCGGTCCATGCACACGACATCGGTTAACCATGCTCCGGGCATCAATTATTTTCTTTCCGGAGCGGAGATTCCGGGCCGTCCCAGCATGGGAGCCTGGCTTAGTTATGGGCTCGGTTCGGACGCGGAAGACTTGCCTTCGTTTGTGGCTATGACCTCTCGGGACAAGGAAGCATCCTGTGGTCAGATCTTCTACGACTTCTATTGGGGCTCCGGTTTCTTGCCCACGAAATATCAGGGCGTGAAATTTCGTGGCAGCGGAAGCCCTGTTCTGTATTTGTCAAACCCCGACGGAGTCAGTCGTGAGCTGAGGCGTAGTATGCTAGATGATCTGGAGAAGCTGAACGAGGAGAAGCTCAAAGACTATGGTGATCCGGAAATCGCGACGCGGATCTCTCAATACGAAATGGCTTACCAAATGCAAATGAGCGTTCCCGAGCTCACTGACTTTACTAGCGAATCGGAATCGACTCTCTCGATGTACGGTCCAGATGTGCATCGTCAGGGGAGTTTTGCCTACAATTGTCTAATGGCGAGAAGACTGGCGGAACGGGGTACACGTTTCATCCAGTTGATGCATGCCGGCTGGGACCAGCATAATAATTTGAACCGGCAATTGAAAGTCCAATGCATGGATACGGATCAACCCAGTGCTGCCCTGATTAAGGATTTGAAATCACGTGGAATGCTGGATGACACCTTGGTTATTTGGGGAGGCGAGTTTGGTCGGACACCCTTTCTGCAGGGAGAGTTTGAAGACTACGCTCGCTGGGGAAGAGACCATCATCCGTATGGGTTCACCGTCTGGATGGCCGGAGGCGGAGTAAAACCTGGGATGGTTTATGGAGCCACAGATGAATTTGGGTTCAATGCCGTGGAGGATCCGGTGCATGTGCATGACTTTCAGGCCACGATCATGCATTTGATGGGGATTGATCACGAGCGGTTCACCTACAAGTTCCAAGGCCGCAACTATCGCTTGACCGACGTGCATGGTCAGGTGGTAAAGCCCATTTTGGCGTGA
- a CDS encoding cytochrome P450: MSADAFCPHDPFKQARKSEGVLPNDFDGETIPMILRHKDVRAAAKDWRTFSSDDPFHVPIPQEEDVRSVRQLPIETDPPIHTEYRKIVEPFFRRALKPEMIEQVEQLIGDALSDAVARDSIEIVRDFALPIQSRALAILLNVPPTEAECWIRWGIHVFRDPKTGEKGSQLDSYIQQQLDRAEKEPSEDFFSALTQATFQGRSLTRDEMEGFTNLTFAGGRDTVINTITGIIAYFSSHIQKLDSIRKEPKIIPTAAEEFVRVITPLTHIGRKCPVDTEIEGYSVASNERISLCWASANFDETVFDSPEEVRLDRRPNPHIAYGAGTHMCLGAPHARLIIRSLLKKLSEHIGSIELIDFDENIEREAQYQRKAGYQSLVVRLNSRATSH; the protein is encoded by the coding sequence ATGAGCGCTGACGCATTCTGTCCCCACGATCCATTTAAACAGGCCCGAAAATCCGAAGGAGTTCTGCCGAACGACTTTGACGGGGAGACCATTCCTATGATTCTTCGTCACAAGGACGTACGAGCAGCGGCGAAGGACTGGAGGACCTTCAGCTCAGATGACCCATTCCATGTTCCCATCCCTCAAGAGGAGGATGTCCGAAGCGTTCGGCAGTTGCCCATCGAGACCGATCCACCTATACACACGGAATACCGCAAGATCGTGGAGCCCTTTTTTCGTCGAGCCCTGAAACCTGAGATGATCGAACAGGTCGAGCAACTGATCGGCGACGCCCTTTCAGATGCGGTAGCACGCGACTCGATTGAAATCGTGCGCGACTTCGCCCTCCCCATCCAGAGTCGAGCGCTAGCGATTCTTCTCAATGTTCCTCCAACCGAAGCGGAATGCTGGATCCGGTGGGGAATACACGTCTTCCGTGACCCGAAGACGGGTGAGAAAGGATCGCAGCTAGACAGCTACATTCAGCAACAGCTTGATCGGGCCGAAAAGGAGCCAAGTGAAGACTTCTTCAGCGCCCTCACCCAAGCCACCTTTCAAGGTCGATCCCTAACGCGAGACGAGATGGAGGGTTTCACCAACCTCACCTTCGCCGGTGGGCGCGACACCGTCATTAATACCATAACCGGCATCATCGCCTACTTCAGTTCCCATATTCAAAAGCTCGATTCGATTCGGAAAGAACCAAAGATCATTCCCACCGCCGCGGAAGAGTTTGTTCGAGTGATCACTCCCCTGACTCATATCGGGCGCAAGTGTCCTGTGGATACGGAGATCGAAGGCTACAGCGTCGCTTCCAATGAACGGATCTCTCTTTGCTGGGCCTCCGCCAACTTCGATGAAACCGTATTCGATTCCCCCGAAGAAGTGCGTCTCGATCGCCGACCCAATCCACATATCGCCTACGGAGCCGGAACTCACATGTGCCTCGGAGCGCCCCACGCCCGCCTAATCATCCGCTCCCTCCTCAAGAAACTCTCAGAACACATAGGAAGTATAGAACTCATCGACTTCGATGAAAACATCGAACGCGAAGCGCAATACCAACGCAAAGCCGGCTACCAGTCGCTGGTCGTGCGACTAAATTCACGAGCGACTAGCCATTAG